The DNA region atttataattacaattaatttttgaaattctggttcattttttaaacagtTGTCTAAATCCAATAATTTGTCTGTTGtatcacaaaaatatttttccaacagTATGTATACTGGAATTTAAGTGGAAGTATTAActcttttatttaacatttgcTGAAGCATAAATTTATTGTCTTTTGTCGTTTGAACTATTTTGGGTAAAGTCGATCGAATGGTTCCTATCGCTGCTTTTAGTTGCCGATATTCGATATATACTTGTTAAAGGCTGTGATGGTAAAACATTActcataaaaattgatgaaaaatttgaaactCCATTTCCATTGCAATTAGAatctattataataaaatcgaaatctTTATTTTAACAGTATGGTACAACAAAATACAGCaatcataatatttaaaatttaattttaatgtttaaattttttaatacgggaaaaaaatattttaaagtgtGTAACATCTTTATTCACCTTTTGATACTTCAGTCACAACTTTGTTAGTTCGAAGTTGAGGCGTTGTGTGTACTGGTGGAGTGTCTGATCTTACTGGACTTCTGACAtctggaaataaaaaaacatgagtGATTAAAACTAGTTACTTGGTTTATATTTTGTCGTTACAGGAATAGGAATACCTGTTTCATTTGATGTATCATCTTCAGATGTCAAAATAGTAGATataggctttttttttaagcagaAAGTTTATTTGGATCAATTGAATTCTCTTTCTCGTCGCTAGATACACTGTAATTTGATTCAGTATCAGGTGTTGATTTTTCAACCCTTGCATCACCActcgttttttgtttttttgacggtgtatgtattttatttttatcataatatcgttttcgttttttgttttttttattttcatcggTTATCAAATTGTCAGACATTTCTTTTTCACTTTCTGTATCACTgccttttttttctgttgctTCAACAAATCTTTCTagtgatttttctttatcttgcaaatgttttttttttttaatttcattttgtaataaatcaattctactattatttaagatattattaatatcgttACGTTTAGTTATTATgtgtttttgttgataaaatttgacGACTGCTTTGACTTTTTCTTCTGGATCATCTAAAGTCGATAGAGCGTATTCATTCTTTTCGAGCACTTTTAATCCTCCTAAAGCTGAGGTCACTGGAtctattaatgaaaaataaaattgttttattgaattttttcagttaaaaatataaaaataaaaattcctaTGTTTGATAATATACTCatcattagaaatatttttacctgaATATCCTCTGATAATCACTGGATACTTTTTCCAAGACTCAAGAGAAGCCAAATTGTTATTACGATAACTATCAATGTTTTTCACATCAGTCCTTTTAGATGGAAATGAACACGATAGTTCGTTATTATCGTTGCACTCTATCTAATTTCTGGGaacataatcaaaaattcTCCTTCGTTCTTTATGAAAATGAACAATCACGTATTTGTATATAAACGTTTCCTCAGGTGCAgataatatctaaaaaaagaaacaaaacaaTGTATAAGCAAAACATcgaattcaaaaaatatattgtttatcgTAGAATCGTTTTAATAGTTTTCATAGTTTTTACTGACAACGTTATTTACGCGAATTACGAAGCCATACACAGTGGCATGCACACTTTGATGCGCATAAGATGGTGGCATCGAAAACATCGAATTATATTCACATACATACATTTAGACACACGTATTTTACACCTCGCGCAGTCTCAAGgacacaaaaagaaaaaagaagaaaaatttttctattttgtctatgaaattatttatgcaAATTACGAAGCCCCCGGTTTTTTATGACATAATTGAATgtttcatttagaaaaaaaaaaaaaaaaaaaagtatcttaAACTGCCTCacaataacttttatttttacgtttttcgTTGACgggtaataaaaaacaatgtgacaataaaaaattgacttcataaaaatataattaaagatGATAACAGACTGAATATgtgctttttttgtttttttatgatatacgtttacagtttaaaaatataacgattttattatgtttatttaataaactagTGTTGTTGA from Aphidius gifuensis isolate YNYX2018 linkage group LG5, ASM1490517v1, whole genome shotgun sequence includes:
- the LOC122856380 gene encoding uncharacterized protein LOC122856380; translated protein: MSIKKCNDNNELSCSFPSKRTDVKNIDSYRNNNLASLESWKKYPVIIRGYSDPVTSALGGLKVLEKNEYALSTLDDPEEKVKAVVKFYQQKHIITKRNDINNILNNSRIDLLQNEIKKKKHLQDKEKSLERFVEATEKKGSDTESEKEMSDNLITDENKKNKKRKRYYDKNKIHTPSKKQKTSGDARVEKSTPDTESNYSVSSDEKENSIDPNKLSA